From a single Deltaproteobacteria bacterium genomic region:
- a CDS encoding extracellular solute-binding protein, translating into MHQPTAERRIYITALTLALILIGIALAANAAEFPAQRQWEATLEAAKKEGKVNIYMYRYGKVLDEFRKDFPEIRPYLLTGTGAQIVTRITTERRAGKFLADVVGLGSSNYRILHQQAKALEPIQPALMLPEVIDASKWYGGKIRYLDAEGKYVVTYIANASAAQLYYNTTLVNPQELSSYYDLLSPKWRNRIVGLDPKTKTEIGSTMQFFYYQPELGPAFLKQFFGNKGMTLSRDSRQMIDWLAQSKFAICFGCSGALKAKNQGLPIEIFDTSLWKEGASFSVGGGTLTLPSNGPNPNAAKVFVNWFLSRKGQMALQKLGDPDEPPNSARIDIPKNDVQLHNKLIEGRKYFDATRPEYDDVESGFKIAIQAIDAR; encoded by the coding sequence GTGCACCAGCCAACCGCTGAGCGTCGGATTTACATCACAGCGCTTACTCTCGCGTTGATCCTAATCGGCATCGCACTCGCCGCCAATGCGGCAGAATTCCCCGCCCAACGTCAATGGGAAGCCACCCTCGAGGCCGCCAAGAAAGAGGGCAAGGTCAACATCTACATGTACCGCTACGGCAAGGTGCTCGATGAGTTCCGCAAAGATTTCCCCGAGATTCGCCCTTACCTTCTCACTGGCACCGGCGCGCAGATCGTCACGCGCATCACGACTGAGCGGCGCGCGGGAAAATTTCTTGCCGATGTGGTTGGCCTGGGCTCGTCCAACTATCGAATTCTCCATCAGCAAGCCAAAGCGTTGGAGCCGATCCAGCCGGCCTTGATGCTGCCGGAAGTTATCGATGCATCGAAATGGTATGGCGGCAAGATTCGCTACCTGGATGCCGAAGGCAAATACGTTGTGACCTATATCGCCAATGCCAGCGCGGCGCAGCTCTATTACAACACCACACTGGTCAATCCGCAGGAGCTCAGCTCTTACTACGACTTGCTTTCGCCCAAGTGGCGCAACCGAATCGTCGGCCTCGATCCGAAAACGAAGACGGAAATCGGCTCCACCATGCAGTTTTTCTATTACCAGCCCGAGCTCGGCCCGGCGTTCCTCAAACAATTCTTCGGCAACAAGGGCATGACCCTCAGCCGCGACTCGCGCCAGATGATCGACTGGTTGGCGCAAAGCAAATTCGCCATCTGCTTTGGCTGCTCCGGCGCACTCAAGGCGAAGAATCAGGGCTTACCGATCGAAATCTTCGACACCAGTCTGTGGAAGGAAGGAGCCAGCTTCTCGGTGGGTGGCGGCACGCTGACGTTGCCAAGCAACGGCCCCAACCCCAACGCCGCGAAAGTTTTCGTCAACTGGTTCCTCTCGCGCAAGGGACAGATGGCGCTGCAGAAACTCGGCGACCCCGACGAGCCGCCCAATTCGGCGCGCATCGACATCCCCAAAAACGACGTCCAGTTGCACAATAAACTAATTGAAGGCCGCAAATATTTCGACGCTACCCGGCCGGAATACGATGATGTCGAAAGCGGGTTCAAAATCGCCATCCAGGCCATCGATGCACGATAA
- a CDS encoding anti-sigma factor — MVSDHDNWLERVDSYALGALDGAELKDLEAHLAADCIVCESHLRETREAVNLLPRSLRQLNPPPTVKTHLMEQIGSEKVVPIAPAQGKQPRPWLKVMGTIAAGIVGLAIGGGYYRMQYEPRHTVYSQVIDLLRDPATRDYPLYGSGPTPNAKGRFLWNPSGEGHIFASDLPTAAAGNMYAVWTIAQNSAPRYVGTIKTDAKGSGGLHINPPGDNKPVETFAVTLEPAGTTTAPTGPMVLVSKPS, encoded by the coding sequence ATGGTCAGCGACCACGATAACTGGCTCGAGCGCGTCGACAGCTACGCGCTCGGGGCCCTCGACGGTGCGGAACTCAAAGACCTCGAAGCTCACCTTGCGGCCGACTGCATCGTCTGTGAGTCCCACCTGCGGGAAACCCGCGAGGCGGTGAATCTCTTGCCGCGCTCGCTGCGACAGTTAAATCCGCCACCGACCGTAAAGACTCACTTGATGGAGCAAATCGGCAGCGAAAAGGTCGTGCCAATCGCACCGGCACAAGGCAAACAACCAAGGCCGTGGCTGAAAGTGATGGGAACCATCGCCGCCGGCATCGTTGGCCTCGCCATCGGCGGCGGCTATTACCGAATGCAATACGAGCCGCGCCATACGGTTTATAGCCAAGTCATCGATCTACTGCGCGACCCGGCGACACGCGACTATCCCCTCTATGGCAGCGGCCCGACACCCAACGCCAAAGGCCGTTTTCTCTGGAACCCATCCGGCGAGGGGCATATTTTCGCGAGCGATTTGCCGACCGCGGCCGCAGGAAACATGTATGCGGTCTGGACCATCGCGCAGAACTCCGCGCCGCGGTACGTCGGTACGATCAAAACCGATGCCAAGGGTAGTGGTGGGTTGCACATCAACCCCCCGGGCGACAACAAACCCGTCGAGACCTTTGCAGTCACCCTCGAACCCGCCGGCACCACCACCGCCCCCACCGGTCCCATGGTGCTCGTATCGAAGCCCTCGTAA
- a CDS encoding sigma-70 family RNA polymerase sigma factor — protein MATSAAEPIVLIQQIATQDRDAFSQFYDRYSSLVYSLALRMLRAQSDAEDLLQEVFMQVWRQAANYSRERGTPEAWLINIARSRAIDRLRSIRRMEKSFVLTDDPAKAESGDNVEASASESETKLTMNSALATLPEAQRRVLELAYFDGLSQSEIADKLNEPLGTVKTRMRSGMQRLRDMLGTQAA, from the coding sequence ATGGCCACCTCCGCCGCTGAGCCGATTGTCTTGATCCAACAAATTGCGACGCAAGATCGCGACGCCTTCAGTCAATTCTACGATCGCTACTCGTCTCTAGTTTATTCACTTGCCTTGCGCATGCTGCGCGCCCAATCGGATGCTGAAGACTTGTTACAGGAAGTGTTCATGCAAGTGTGGCGGCAAGCAGCTAACTACAGCCGCGAGCGCGGCACACCGGAAGCCTGGCTGATCAACATTGCCCGCAGCCGGGCAATCGATAGGCTCCGTTCCATACGTAGAATGGAAAAGAGCTTTGTTCTCACCGACGATCCCGCAAAGGCGGAGTCGGGGGACAATGTGGAAGCGAGCGCGTCCGAGTCGGAGACCAAGCTGACGATGAATAGCGCGCTGGCCACTCTGCCGGAAGCGCAGCGGCGTGTGCTGGAGCTGGCCTATTTCGACGGTTTAAGCCAATCGGAGATCGCCGATAAATTAAATGAGCCCTTGGGCACGGTAAAAACTAGAATGCGCAGCGGCATGCAGCGTCTAAGAGACATGTTGGGGACCCAGGCAGCATAA
- a CDS encoding DUF4331 domain-containing protein: MKSLKERFRYLVLFLVASLTVGSPTLTVWAANHREAPITALDQKADITDWFAFVSYDDPTKVTMLLNVDPLLEPANGPNYFPFDPEILYEMKIDNNQDGKDDVIFQFRFNTEIRLPGVFTSFVGVGGGGSVAPGNSPAPVPPGALIVPGEITKLDGPGSEGLSLRQNYTVTMLKRNGNGNSWQTTNLTGNRKLFAVPSNVGPRTMPRYDDLAREGIYNLGNGVKVFAGTVDDPFYIDLGAAFDTFNFRPSAFGTNVPGVLTDAQDADDTRNFAPDAVAGFNVNTIAIEVPITLLTSDGAMHPANNPKALIGTYGTTSRPRTKVLPSKPGGKPALSANYVQIQRMGNALINELIIGPGDKDKFSMSEPKNDAQFANYFLDPVLARVLNSLYGGAVPIPTPPRVNPANPAQDLGPLAFYSTLLCPGCQNLQPGPIADFLRLNTGIPPTAKANRKRLGALAGDFGGYPNGRRVSDDVTDISARAVVGVLAGGVFANFPNNRIGDAVNSNDRPYQETFPYVAFANSGRNSRHQNPGTPGCADALSFLAKDCPVD; the protein is encoded by the coding sequence ATGAAATCGCTAAAGGAAAGATTTCGCTACCTAGTCTTGTTTCTCGTTGCCTCGCTCACGGTTGGCTCGCCGACGCTGACAGTGTGGGCCGCCAATCACCGCGAGGCGCCGATTACGGCATTGGATCAGAAGGCAGACATTACAGACTGGTTCGCGTTCGTCAGCTACGACGACCCGACCAAAGTGACAATGCTGCTAAACGTCGATCCATTACTCGAACCGGCCAATGGTCCCAACTATTTTCCCTTCGATCCGGAAATTCTTTATGAGATGAAAATCGATAACAATCAGGACGGCAAGGACGACGTAATATTTCAGTTCCGCTTCAATACGGAAATTCGCTTGCCGGGGGTCTTTACCAGTTTTGTCGGAGTCGGAGGAGGTGGTTCAGTCGCGCCAGGCAATTCTCCCGCACCGGTGCCGCCCGGCGCGCTCATCGTGCCGGGAGAAATCACCAAGTTGGACGGTCCTGGTTCAGAAGGGTTGAGCTTGCGCCAGAACTACACGGTGACGATGCTTAAGCGCAATGGTAACGGCAACTCGTGGCAGACCACTAACCTTACGGGAAACCGCAAGCTCTTCGCGGTACCCAGCAACGTCGGCCCGCGCACTATGCCGAGGTACGACGATCTCGCTCGTGAAGGCATTTACAATCTAGGCAATGGAGTCAAAGTCTTCGCCGGCACCGTCGACGATCCGTTTTACATCGATCTCGGCGCGGCATTCGATACGTTTAATTTTCGTCCCAGCGCATTCGGCACGAACGTGCCCGGCGTGCTCACCGATGCTCAGGATGCCGACGACACGCGCAACTTCGCACCTGACGCGGTGGCAGGTTTTAACGTCAATACGATTGCCATCGAGGTGCCGATTACGCTGCTCACGAGCGACGGCGCAATGCACCCGGCCAACAATCCCAAAGCCTTGATCGGGACCTATGGCACCACGTCACGCCCGCGCACCAAGGTTTTGCCGAGCAAGCCTGGTGGCAAACCGGCGTTGTCGGCCAACTATGTGCAAATTCAACGCATGGGCAATGCGCTGATCAACGAACTGATCATCGGCCCCGGCGATAAAGATAAGTTCAGCATGAGCGAGCCCAAAAACGATGCGCAGTTTGCCAATTATTTTCTCGATCCAGTCCTGGCGCGGGTGCTCAACTCCCTCTATGGCGGCGCGGTGCCGATCCCGACGCCACCGCGCGTGAATCCAGCTAACCCAGCTCAAGATCTCGGACCTTTAGCGTTCTATTCGACGCTGCTCTGTCCTGGTTGCCAGAATCTACAGCCGGGACCCATTGCCGACTTCCTGCGCCTGAACACCGGCATTCCTCCGACAGCGAAGGCTAACCGCAAGCGGCTCGGCGCCCTAGCCGGCGACTTTGGCGGCTATCCCAACGGCCGGCGGGTTTCCGACGACGTAACCGACATTTCGGCGCGCGCGGTGGTGGGAGTTTTGGCGGGCGGCGTGTTCGCCAACTTCCCGAACAATCGCATTGGCGATGCGGTCAACAGCAATGACCGGCCGTATCAGGAAACCTTTCCGTACGTGGCGTTCGCCAACAGCGGCCGCAACAGCCGGCACCAAAATCCAGGAACCCCCGGTTGTGCCGACGCGCTGTCGTTTCTGGCGAAGGATTGTCCAGTTGATTGA
- a CDS encoding tetratricopeptide repeat protein — translation MVMKLTARTLVIVGVFAVIVWPGVGRAASSATDRLIAQAQYKIQRNPNNAQAYYELGDAHIQKARASGDMSQFDLAEKALRKSLDINPKQSGVLRHLAHVLSSRHDFAGAAVEAQKAIALNDKDADAYAVLGDAYLDMGKYAEAEDTYKKMIGLKESLSTYSRLSGLKSLKGDSDGAIADLKKAIALGIEQNQPAESVAWAEWQLGMEHFAVGRIQDAKKAMHAALERQPNYHRAIAGLAQVRAAQGKHNEAIRLYQKTLAAIPNPEHAAALGDVYKKLGRNADANKQYKLVEYIGKLNSLNQALYNRELAYFYADRDIKLPEALTLAQNEMKVRQDVQGYDLLAWSLYKNGRYEEAKTAIAEALKLGTRDAKLFFHAGMIHKRLGENDKARDFLQRAVATNPQFHILHADVARKALAEVNALVRAAK, via the coding sequence ATGGTGATGAAACTTACAGCAAGAACTTTAGTCATAGTCGGGGTTTTTGCAGTCATCGTGTGGCCCGGAGTCGGCCGAGCGGCATCATCTGCGACGGACCGGCTCATCGCCCAAGCGCAATATAAGATCCAGCGCAATCCCAACAACGCCCAGGCGTACTACGAGCTGGGCGATGCGCATATTCAGAAAGCTCGTGCGAGCGGCGACATGAGCCAGTTTGATCTCGCCGAGAAAGCGCTGAGAAAGTCGCTCGATATCAATCCAAAACAGAGCGGCGTGTTGCGCCATCTCGCGCACGTGTTGTCGTCGCGCCACGATTTTGCCGGCGCTGCCGTAGAAGCGCAAAAAGCGATTGCCTTGAACGACAAAGATGCCGACGCCTACGCGGTCTTAGGCGACGCCTATCTCGACATGGGCAAGTACGCCGAAGCGGAAGATACTTACAAGAAAATGATCGGCTTGAAGGAAAGCCTGTCGACCTACAGTCGGCTCTCGGGATTGAAGAGTCTAAAAGGCGATAGCGACGGGGCCATCGCCGATCTCAAGAAGGCGATCGCGCTTGGCATCGAGCAAAACCAACCGGCTGAAAGCGTCGCCTGGGCGGAATGGCAGTTGGGCATGGAGCACTTTGCGGTGGGACGCATTCAAGACGCGAAAAAGGCGATGCATGCCGCTTTGGAACGACAGCCAAACTATCATCGCGCAATCGCAGGGCTTGCACAGGTGCGGGCGGCGCAAGGCAAGCACAACGAAGCGATCAGGCTCTATCAAAAAACTTTGGCAGCGATTCCCAACCCCGAACACGCCGCGGCGTTGGGCGACGTGTACAAAAAGCTTGGCCGTAATGCGGACGCCAACAAACAGTACAAACTCGTCGAATACATCGGCAAGCTTAACTCGCTCAATCAGGCGCTGTATAACCGCGAGCTGGCTTACTTCTATGCCGACCGAGACATCAAACTGCCGGAGGCGCTAACACTGGCGCAGAACGAAATGAAAGTGCGTCAGGACGTGCAAGGTTACGATCTACTGGCGTGGAGCCTTTACAAGAACGGCCGCTACGAGGAAGCGAAGACGGCGATCGCCGAAGCGCTGAAGCTCGGTACCCGCGATGCGAAATTATTTTTTCACGCCGGTATGATCCACAAGCGGTTGGGTGAAAACGACAAGGCGCGGGATTTTCTCCAACGCGCGGTGGCGACCAATCCGCAGTTTCATATTTTGCACGCCGACGTGGCGCGCAAGGCGCTGGCCGAGGTAAACGCACTGGTGCGCGCGGCTAAATGA
- a CDS encoding amidohydrolase, whose amino-acid sequence MPFKGYTIIDGDGHVIEDTKAIINYMPQKYRDKFDTHPFFNPFPPLDHLHSANMHDFPPGAFNKVGPAGWVDFLEDVGIEKTVLYTTLGLAFGKIVSRDWAIDVARGYNDWIYNTYMKFNPRFQAMGLVPLQEPSEAVAELRRCVKDLGMCGVMLPSTGIQAHLGDSRYWPIYEEANKHGCAIGIHGGAHENLGLDDLTPYAPVHALGHPFGQMVSFAGIVFNGVFDRYPNVKFGFMEGGVAWTFLCLERFDRSWETHIQHDPRKRFLDLKPKEKVCEYVARHIDAGRVFVGCEGEEPDMAYAIKRFGNKPWVYSSDYPHEVNNEFCKHEISELLENKDITDADKAAVLHGNARRFYNLGASGL is encoded by the coding sequence ATGCCCTTCAAAGGCTATACAATCATCGACGGCGACGGCCACGTGATCGAAGACACCAAAGCAATCATCAACTACATGCCGCAGAAATACCGCGACAAATTCGACACTCATCCATTCTTCAACCCGTTTCCGCCCCTCGACCATCTGCACTCCGCCAACATGCACGACTTTCCTCCCGGCGCGTTTAACAAAGTCGGGCCCGCGGGTTGGGTCGATTTTCTCGAAGATGTCGGCATCGAGAAAACCGTGCTCTATACGACACTGGGCCTGGCCTTCGGCAAGATCGTCAGCCGCGACTGGGCCATCGATGTCGCGCGCGGCTACAACGACTGGATCTACAACACCTACATGAAGTTCAACCCGCGCTTTCAGGCGATGGGCTTGGTGCCGCTCCAAGAGCCATCGGAGGCGGTAGCGGAGCTGCGCAGATGTGTGAAAGATCTGGGCATGTGCGGCGTCATGCTGCCCTCCACCGGGATTCAAGCGCATCTGGGTGATTCGCGCTATTGGCCGATCTACGAAGAAGCCAACAAGCACGGCTGCGCCATCGGCATCCACGGCGGCGCCCATGAAAACCTCGGCCTCGATGACCTGACGCCCTACGCTCCCGTGCACGCGTTGGGCCACCCGTTCGGCCAGATGGTTTCCTTCGCCGGCATCGTCTTCAACGGCGTGTTTGACAGATACCCCAACGTCAAATTTGGCTTCATGGAAGGCGGCGTTGCCTGGACGTTCCTGTGCTTGGAGCGCTTCGACCGTTCTTGGGAGACCCACATCCAACACGATCCGCGCAAAAGATTTCTTGACTTAAAGCCCAAAGAAAAAGTGTGTGAATACGTCGCCCGCCACATCGACGCCGGAAGAGTCTTCGTCGGCTGCGAGGGCGAGGAACCGGACATGGCTTACGCGATCAAACGCTTCGGCAACAAACCCTGGGTCTACTCGAGTGACTACCCGCACGAAGTGAACAATGAGTTCTGCAAACACGAGATCAGCGAGCTCTTGGAAAACAAAGATATTACCGACGCCGACAAAGCCGCCGTGCTGCATGGCAACGCCCGCCGCTTTTACAATCTGGGAGCTTCCGGACTGTAA
- a CDS encoding ABC transporter substrate-binding protein: MIGTRSQSSGGVIPSAARDLVFGTASQDEILRLRLRMTYKERLRRTGINRTVTITRVASFLSALLFAAVLSAAETPYKIRIGFPSLAFSYMPYYVAAEKGIYKKYNIESEYIQMTSSIQPQALVNGNINYLTSVSTALSAAVSGLPMVVLANFSDISPWVLLTNKDINKPQDLIGKTVALSGIRTSPYYFFQAFLKKHEIKDKDINVINTGGTADSFRALTSNRVVATVVTPPFDDKAVSLGYKKFMALGELADIPYVGLITSQNEIKTNRESVRRTVTAIVESLAWLRANRAESVKMIVDKFKVNQQEAEGTYATLIGIMNKDARMNPKIARGYLDILRQERPIAADYDPMKHTDFSFLPASK; this comes from the coding sequence ATGATAGGGACGCGATCACAAAGTAGCGGCGGTGTCATCCCGAGCGCAGCGAGGGATCTCGTCTTCGGCACTGCGAGTCAAGACGAGATTCTTCGCCTTCGGCTCAGAATGACATACAAAGAACGGCTTCGGCGCACTGGTATCAACCGAACCGTCACTATCACAAGAGTTGCAAGCTTTCTCTCGGCATTGCTCTTCGCAGCCGTCCTCTCGGCCGCCGAAACCCCCTACAAAATCCGCATCGGCTTCCCCTCGCTCGCGTTCTCCTACATGCCCTACTACGTCGCCGCCGAGAAAGGCATTTACAAAAAATACAACATTGAGTCCGAATATATTCAGATGACCAGCTCGATCCAGCCCCAGGCGCTGGTCAACGGTAACATCAACTATCTCACCTCGGTTTCGACGGCGCTTTCCGCGGCGGTGTCCGGCTTGCCGATGGTCGTCTTGGCCAATTTCAGCGACATCTCACCCTGGGTGCTGTTGACTAACAAAGACATCAACAAACCGCAGGATCTCATCGGCAAGACCGTGGCGCTCTCGGGCATACGCACCTCGCCCTACTATTTCTTCCAGGCGTTTCTCAAGAAGCATGAGATCAAAGACAAAGACATTAACGTCATCAACACCGGCGGCACCGCCGATAGCTTTCGCGCGCTAACCAGCAACCGCGTCGTCGCCACCGTCGTCACGCCGCCCTTCGACGACAAGGCGGTATCGCTCGGCTACAAGAAGTTCATGGCGCTGGGCGAGTTGGCCGACATCCCTTACGTCGGACTGATCACTTCGCAGAACGAAATCAAAACCAATCGGGAATCGGTGCGGCGCACCGTCACTGCCATCGTCGAATCATTGGCCTGGTTGCGCGCCAACCGCGCCGAGAGCGTCAAGATGATCGTCGACAAGTTCAAAGTGAATCAGCAGGAAGCCGAAGGCACCTACGCGACGTTGATCGGCATCATGAACAAAGACGCCCGCATGAACCCCAAGATCGCGCGCGGCTATCTCGACATCCTGCGCCAGGAGCGGCCGATTGCAGCGGACTACGACCCGATGAAGCACACCGATTTTTCCTTTTTGCCCGCCTCAAAATAA
- a CDS encoding amidohydrolase has product MDNFDNVLVIDADGHVYEGNIDLRPRMPEKWRSQAPIRMKDNEGNSRMLLEGRMWSASQGLGPGVSGPMTEKARGFREGMVDPNARLKDMDAEGIDAAILFGTQIALTVNGLMNKELSAVLCHAVNDWLMEYCSADKKRLLGVGLIPCQNPPAAVKELEYLAKAGAVTAMLPTNVYGLNNMGDRMFDPIYDCAQSLGMPLSVHPQTGHDGVLGVSGVMGAGSERLNKYVYVHMTAFPFELMLAMMHMIGEGVFDRYPKLRVGFMEGGAGWLPFWAERFDEHIEKLAPQMPDLKRKPSDIIRGEQITLTCESEETGLDRVFAANGENTVMYASDYCHWDCHFPYSVKDAVDSKDLSFAQKEKLFNKTAIEFFKLKNLPQPNALKIARQSWNGQAKAANA; this is encoded by the coding sequence ATGGATAACTTCGACAATGTTCTAGTCATCGACGCCGACGGCCATGTATACGAGGGCAACATCGACCTGCGGCCGCGCATGCCGGAGAAATGGCGTTCGCAGGCGCCTATTCGCATGAAGGATAACGAAGGCAACTCGCGCATGCTGCTCGAAGGGCGCATGTGGTCAGCGTCGCAGGGCCTTGGTCCCGGCGTCTCCGGACCGATGACCGAAAAAGCCCGCGGCTTTCGCGAAGGCATGGTCGACCCTAACGCGCGGCTCAAAGACATGGACGCCGAAGGCATCGACGCCGCGATTCTCTTCGGTACCCAGATCGCGCTGACGGTGAACGGATTGATGAACAAAGAATTGTCAGCCGTGCTCTGCCACGCGGTCAACGACTGGCTCATGGAATACTGCTCGGCCGACAAGAAACGTTTGCTCGGGGTTGGCTTGATTCCCTGCCAAAACCCGCCTGCGGCAGTCAAAGAATTGGAGTATCTCGCCAAAGCCGGCGCAGTAACCGCCATGCTGCCAACCAACGTTTACGGCTTGAACAACATGGGCGACCGCATGTTCGACCCGATCTACGATTGCGCGCAGTCTTTAGGAATGCCGCTCAGCGTCCACCCACAGACCGGCCACGATGGCGTGCTCGGCGTGTCCGGCGTCATGGGCGCCGGCAGCGAGCGCTTAAACAAATATGTCTACGTGCACATGACCGCGTTTCCGTTCGAGCTCATGCTCGCGATGATGCACATGATCGGCGAAGGGGTCTTCGACCGTTATCCAAAGCTGCGCGTCGGCTTCATGGAAGGCGGCGCCGGCTGGCTGCCCTTCTGGGCCGAGCGCTTCGACGAGCACATCGAGAAGCTCGCACCGCAGATGCCGGACTTGAAGAGAAAACCAAGCGACATCATCCGCGGCGAGCAGATAACGTTGACGTGTGAGTCCGAAGAAACAGGCTTAGACCGCGTCTTTGCCGCCAACGGCGAGAACACCGTCATGTACGCCTCCGACTATTGCCATTGGGATTGCCACTTTCCTTACTCGGTCAAAGACGCCGTCGACAGCAAAGATCTGTCCTTCGCGCAAAAAGAAAAACTTTTTAACAAAACCGCCATCGAGTTTTTCAAGCTGAAAAACTTACCGCAGCCCAACGCGTTGAAAATTGCGCGGCAGAGTTGGAATGGGCAAGCCAAAGCAGCGAATGCGTGA